Proteins encoded by one window of Conger conger chromosome 1, fConCon1.1, whole genome shotgun sequence:
- the ppp4r4 gene encoding serine/threonine-protein phosphatase 4 regulatory subunit 4 isoform X5, with the protein MFLSKMTFNQSSLFGQIDDLQDLAIIERPIRRSLKTAEEIEKLTVDEDLNDIERAVYLLSSGQDVQRASVVVNLPNLVRQNPAETFRRVVPKVREVLHVAGVEMQLAAAGSFLTILQDDIILIQTHTHSILQIVLLNLDHRDAVVSNAWLETLLSAIDALPKETIRQEILNPLVSKAQLSQSVQARLASCRILGKVAGKFESQIVKKDLLPLVRSLCQDVEYEVRSCMCHQLENIARGIGVDHTKAVVLPELVELARDEGSTVRLAAFDTIVNLLEMFDNDDRTRVIFPLVKAFCEKCFKADEAVLASLSFQYGRLCHGLSGSFTEEQHLWFLEFYKKLCILGLHLENGHCESQAYPLELERKYELVRKNCAYNFPAMVLFADPKCFLSELYPTFSSLCNDPEISVRRTVAAGFHEVVKLLGPNVHYIHKELVALLQDDSLEVLDALTNTLQETLELATSRGEGAGTESKQVSVPELIPALAAAEQKMAASLRWRVHEKLLQRYSCLPRIISGDQIYFRFLQRMFTIITTNNALPVQREATRTLCVFLRYNRKLEQRQEIISKVVDQLAQGRSYWNRLRYLDLCEIAMELFSKSYFCKNFLVPALELVNDPVANVRYKLCCLLPRLKSTIRLPTEKPMLQQLEFCVRRLLCREKDKDVVATIRKIVLELDKIDMTEPYHKRHERDLLDQKKEKEENLLLEMEQLERQQSEGKLTTDKHSEKKRKEMKKAKLARSRSLSSHPTTPKMVNSDKPSKGKETDGCPAPRRASLHPVSDESLRSHHFSTTSTAMSTTPSASMPVLIRSNTTNTLDHRSNGGKDTQSRKLSIQRKSNSFGMQSGRE; encoded by the exons CTCGGGTCAGGATGTACAGCGGGCCAGTGTGGTCGTCAACCTGCCCAACCTGGTACGGCAGAATCCAGCCGAAACCTTCCGGAGGGTCGTGCCAAAAGTCAGG gaagtgctgCACGTTGCCGGGGTGGAGATGCAGCTCGCTGCTGCTGGCTCCTTCCTCACCATCCTCCAGGATGACATCATTCTcatccagacacacacccactccaTCCTGCAGATTGTGCTCCTCAATCTGGATCACAGGGATGCAG TGGTCAGCAATGCGTGGCTGGAAACATTACTATCAGCAATCGATGCTTTACCAAAGGAAACTATCAGGCAAGAG ATCCTGAACCCGCTGGTGTCCAAAGCTCAGCTGTCCCAGTCTGTGCAGGCCCGTCTGGCCAGCTGTCGGATCCTGGGGAAGGTGGCCGGCAAGTTTGAGTCTCAGAT AGTGAAGAAGGACTTGCTGCCTCTGGTCAGGTCGCTGTGTCAGGATGTGGAGTACGAGGTGCGCTCCTGCATGTGTCACCAGCTGGAGAACATCGCCAGGGGAATcgg tGTGGACCACACCAAGGCGGTGGTCTTGCCCGAGCTGGTGGAGCTGGCCCGGGATGAGGGGAGCACCGTGCGGCTAGCTGCCTTCGACACCATCGTGAACTTACTGGAGATGTTTGACAACG ATGACCGGACTCGTGTTATATTTCCTCTAGTGAAggcattctgtgaaaaatgtttcaaagcTGATGAAGCAGTCCTGGCCTCTCTGTCGTTTCAGTATGGAAGGCTGTGTCATGGCCTCTCAG GGAGCTTCACAGAGGAGCAGCACCTGTGGTTCCTTGAGTTCTATAAGAAGCTGTGCATTCTGGGCCTTCACCTGGAGAACGGACACTGTGAGAGCCAGGCGTACCCACTTGAGCTGGAGAGGAAGTACGAGCTGGTGCGCAAGAACTGTGCCTACAACTTCCCC GCCATGGTGTTATTCGCGGACCCTAAATGCTTCCTGTCGGAGCTTTACCCCACTTTCTCCAGCCTGTGTAACGATCCAGAAATTTCCGTCCGGCGCACAGTGGCTGCTGGCTTCCATGAA GTTGTTAAACTGTTGGGCCCCAATGTGCATTACATTCACAAGGAGCTGGTGGCTTTGCTGCAGGACGACTCCCTGGAG GTGCTGGACGCTTTGACGAACACGCTGCAGGAGACTCTGGAGCTGGCCACGTCGAGAGGAGAGGGCGCTGGGACCGAGAGCAAG CAGGTGAGCGTGCCGGAGCTGATACCGGCTCTGGCAGCTGCTGAGCAGAAGATGGCCGCCTCGCTGCGCTGGCGGGTCCACGAGAAGCTGCTACAGAGGTACTCCTGCCTGCCTCGCATCATCTCCGGGGATCAGATCTACTTCCGCTTCCTGCAGCGAATgttcaccatcatcaccaccaac AACGCCCTCCCTGTCCAGAGGGAGGCGACCAGGACACTGTGCGTCTTTCTGCGCTACAACCGCAAGCTGGAGCAGCGGCAGGAGATCATCAGCAAAGTGGTGGACC AGCTGGCCCAAGGCAGGAGTTACTGGAACAGGCTGCGGTACCTGGACCTCTGTGAGATCGCCATGGAGCTCTTCTCAAAGTCCTACTTCTGTAAGAACTTCCTGGTCCCTGCCCTGGAGCTGGTCAACGACCCCGTAGCCAACGTCAG GTATAAGCTGTGCTGCCTGTTGCCCAGGCTGAAGTCCACCATCAGACTGCCCACAGAGAAGCCCATGCTGCAGCAGCTGGAGTTCTGCGTGCGCAGGCTGCTCTGCAGGGAGAAGGACAAGGACGTGGTGGCCACCATCCGCAAG ATAGTGTTGGAATTGGATAAAATCGACATGACGGAGCCA TATCACAAGAGGCACGAGAGGGACCTGCTGGAccagaagaaggagaaggaggagaaccTGCTTCTGGAGATG GAACAGTTGGAAAGGCAACAAAGTGAAGGAAAGCTCACAACGGACAAACATTCGGAAAAGAAAC GCAAAGAGATGAAGAAGGCCAAACTGGCACGGAGCCGATCCCTCAGCAGCCACCCCACAACACCCAAGATGGTCAATTCAGACAAGCCATC AAAAGGGAAGGAGACAGATGGTTGTCCGGCACCACGAAGAGCCAGCCTGCATCCCGTCAGCG ACGAGAGTTTGCGGTCACACCACTTCAGCACCACATCCACGGCCATGTCCACCACACCTTCGGCCTCCATGCCCGTCCTGATCCGCAgcaacaccaccaacaccctGGACCACCGGAGCAACGGAGGCAAGGACACGCAGTCCAGAAAGCTCTCGAT ACAGAGGAAGTCGAACTCGTTTGGGATGCAGTCCGGCAGGgagtga
- the ppp4r4 gene encoding serine/threonine-protein phosphatase 4 regulatory subunit 4 isoform X3, producing the protein MFLSKMTFNQSSLFGQIDDLQDLAIIERPIRRSLKTAEEIEKLTVDEDLNDIERAVYLLSSGQDVQRASVVVNLPNLVRQNPAETFRRVVPKVREVLHVAGVEMQLAAAGSFLTILQDDIILIQTHTHSILQIVLLNLDHRDAVVSNAWLETLLSAIDALPKETIRQEILNPLVSKAQLSQSVQARLASCRILGKVAGKFESQIVKKDLLPLVRSLCQDVEYEVRSCMCHQLENIARGIGVDHTKAVVLPELVELARDEGSTVRLAAFDTIVNLLEMFDNDDRTRVIFPLVKAFCEKCFKADEAVLASLSFQYGRLCHGLSGSFTEEQHLWFLEFYKKLCILGLHLENGHCESQAYPLELERKYELVRKNCAYNFPAMVLFADPKCFLSELYPTFSSLCNDPEISVRRTVAAGFHEVVKLLGPNVHYIHKELVALLQDDSLEVLDALTNTLQETLELATSRGEGAGTESKQVSVPELIPALAAAEQKMAASLRWRVHEKLLQRYSCLPRIISGDQIYFRFLQRMFTIITTNNALPVQREATRTLCVFLRYNRKLEQRQEIISKVVDQLAQGRSYWNRLRYLDLCEIAMELFSKSYFCKNFLVPALELVNDPVANVRYKLCCLLPRLKSTIRLPTEKPMLQQLEFCVRRLLCREKDKDVVATIRKIVLELDKIDMTEPYHKRHERDLLDQKKEKEENLLLEMLERQQSEGKLTTDKHSEKKRRDSKAGLSVPKNMSGSTSGATLSSSAGKEMKKAKLARSRSLSSHPTTPKMVNSDKPSKGKETDGCPAPRRASLHPVSDESLRSHHFSTTSTAMSTTPSASMPVLIRSNTTNTLDHRSNGGKDTQSRKLSIQRKSNSFGMQSGRE; encoded by the exons CTCGGGTCAGGATGTACAGCGGGCCAGTGTGGTCGTCAACCTGCCCAACCTGGTACGGCAGAATCCAGCCGAAACCTTCCGGAGGGTCGTGCCAAAAGTCAGG gaagtgctgCACGTTGCCGGGGTGGAGATGCAGCTCGCTGCTGCTGGCTCCTTCCTCACCATCCTCCAGGATGACATCATTCTcatccagacacacacccactccaTCCTGCAGATTGTGCTCCTCAATCTGGATCACAGGGATGCAG TGGTCAGCAATGCGTGGCTGGAAACATTACTATCAGCAATCGATGCTTTACCAAAGGAAACTATCAGGCAAGAG ATCCTGAACCCGCTGGTGTCCAAAGCTCAGCTGTCCCAGTCTGTGCAGGCCCGTCTGGCCAGCTGTCGGATCCTGGGGAAGGTGGCCGGCAAGTTTGAGTCTCAGAT AGTGAAGAAGGACTTGCTGCCTCTGGTCAGGTCGCTGTGTCAGGATGTGGAGTACGAGGTGCGCTCCTGCATGTGTCACCAGCTGGAGAACATCGCCAGGGGAATcgg tGTGGACCACACCAAGGCGGTGGTCTTGCCCGAGCTGGTGGAGCTGGCCCGGGATGAGGGGAGCACCGTGCGGCTAGCTGCCTTCGACACCATCGTGAACTTACTGGAGATGTTTGACAACG ATGACCGGACTCGTGTTATATTTCCTCTAGTGAAggcattctgtgaaaaatgtttcaaagcTGATGAAGCAGTCCTGGCCTCTCTGTCGTTTCAGTATGGAAGGCTGTGTCATGGCCTCTCAG GGAGCTTCACAGAGGAGCAGCACCTGTGGTTCCTTGAGTTCTATAAGAAGCTGTGCATTCTGGGCCTTCACCTGGAGAACGGACACTGTGAGAGCCAGGCGTACCCACTTGAGCTGGAGAGGAAGTACGAGCTGGTGCGCAAGAACTGTGCCTACAACTTCCCC GCCATGGTGTTATTCGCGGACCCTAAATGCTTCCTGTCGGAGCTTTACCCCACTTTCTCCAGCCTGTGTAACGATCCAGAAATTTCCGTCCGGCGCACAGTGGCTGCTGGCTTCCATGAA GTTGTTAAACTGTTGGGCCCCAATGTGCATTACATTCACAAGGAGCTGGTGGCTTTGCTGCAGGACGACTCCCTGGAG GTGCTGGACGCTTTGACGAACACGCTGCAGGAGACTCTGGAGCTGGCCACGTCGAGAGGAGAGGGCGCTGGGACCGAGAGCAAG CAGGTGAGCGTGCCGGAGCTGATACCGGCTCTGGCAGCTGCTGAGCAGAAGATGGCCGCCTCGCTGCGCTGGCGGGTCCACGAGAAGCTGCTACAGAGGTACTCCTGCCTGCCTCGCATCATCTCCGGGGATCAGATCTACTTCCGCTTCCTGCAGCGAATgttcaccatcatcaccaccaac AACGCCCTCCCTGTCCAGAGGGAGGCGACCAGGACACTGTGCGTCTTTCTGCGCTACAACCGCAAGCTGGAGCAGCGGCAGGAGATCATCAGCAAAGTGGTGGACC AGCTGGCCCAAGGCAGGAGTTACTGGAACAGGCTGCGGTACCTGGACCTCTGTGAGATCGCCATGGAGCTCTTCTCAAAGTCCTACTTCTGTAAGAACTTCCTGGTCCCTGCCCTGGAGCTGGTCAACGACCCCGTAGCCAACGTCAG GTATAAGCTGTGCTGCCTGTTGCCCAGGCTGAAGTCCACCATCAGACTGCCCACAGAGAAGCCCATGCTGCAGCAGCTGGAGTTCTGCGTGCGCAGGCTGCTCTGCAGGGAGAAGGACAAGGACGTGGTGGCCACCATCCGCAAG ATAGTGTTGGAATTGGATAAAATCGACATGACGGAGCCA TATCACAAGAGGCACGAGAGGGACCTGCTGGAccagaagaaggagaaggaggagaaccTGCTTCTGGAGATG TTGGAAAGGCAACAAAGTGAAGGAAAGCTCACAACGGACAAACATTCGGAAAAGAAAC GCAGGGACAGTAAGGCTGGGTTGTCTGTACCCAAAAACATGTCAGGATCCACATCAGGAGCTACTCTGTCCTCCTCGGCTG GCAAAGAGATGAAGAAGGCCAAACTGGCACGGAGCCGATCCCTCAGCAGCCACCCCACAACACCCAAGATGGTCAATTCAGACAAGCCATC AAAAGGGAAGGAGACAGATGGTTGTCCGGCACCACGAAGAGCCAGCCTGCATCCCGTCAGCG ACGAGAGTTTGCGGTCACACCACTTCAGCACCACATCCACGGCCATGTCCACCACACCTTCGGCCTCCATGCCCGTCCTGATCCGCAgcaacaccaccaacaccctGGACCACCGGAGCAACGGAGGCAAGGACACGCAGTCCAGAAAGCTCTCGAT ACAGAGGAAGTCGAACTCGTTTGGGATGCAGTCCGGCAGGgagtga
- the ppp4r4 gene encoding serine/threonine-protein phosphatase 4 regulatory subunit 4 isoform X1 has protein sequence MFLSKMTFNQSSLFGQIDDLQDLAIIERPIRRSLKTAEEIEKLTVDEDLNDIERAVYLLSSGQDVQRASVVVNLPNLVRQNPAETFRRVVPKVREVLHVAGVEMQLAAAGSFLTILQDDIILIQTHTHSILQIVLLNLDHRDAVVSNAWLETLLSAIDALPKETIRQEILNPLVSKAQLSQSVQARLASCRILGKVAGKFESQIVKKDLLPLVRSLCQDVEYEVRSCMCHQLENIARGIGVDHTKAVVLPELVELARDEGSTVRLAAFDTIVNLLEMFDNDDRTRVIFPLVKAFCEKCFKADEAVLASLSFQYGRLCHGLSGSFTEEQHLWFLEFYKKLCILGLHLENGHCESQAYPLELERKYELVRKNCAYNFPAMVLFADPKCFLSELYPTFSSLCNDPEISVRRTVAAGFHEVVKLLGPNVHYIHKELVALLQDDSLEVLDALTNTLQETLELATSRGEGAGTESKQVSVPELIPALAAAEQKMAASLRWRVHEKLLQRYSCLPRIISGDQIYFRFLQRMFTIITTNNALPVQREATRTLCVFLRYNRKLEQRQEIISKVVDQLAQGRSYWNRLRYLDLCEIAMELFSKSYFCKNFLVPALELVNDPVANVRYKLCCLLPRLKSTIRLPTEKPMLQQLEFCVRRLLCREKDKDVVATIRKIVLELDKIDMTEPYHKRHERDLLDQKKEKEENLLLEMEQLERQQSEGKLTTDKHSEKKRRDSKAGLSVPKNMSGSTSGATLSSSAGKEMKKAKLARSRSLSSHPTTPKMVNSDKPSKGKETDGCPAPRRASLHPVSDESLRSHHFSTTSTAMSTTPSASMPVLIRSNTTNTLDHRSNGGKDTQSRKLSIQRKSNSFGMQSGRE, from the exons CTCGGGTCAGGATGTACAGCGGGCCAGTGTGGTCGTCAACCTGCCCAACCTGGTACGGCAGAATCCAGCCGAAACCTTCCGGAGGGTCGTGCCAAAAGTCAGG gaagtgctgCACGTTGCCGGGGTGGAGATGCAGCTCGCTGCTGCTGGCTCCTTCCTCACCATCCTCCAGGATGACATCATTCTcatccagacacacacccactccaTCCTGCAGATTGTGCTCCTCAATCTGGATCACAGGGATGCAG TGGTCAGCAATGCGTGGCTGGAAACATTACTATCAGCAATCGATGCTTTACCAAAGGAAACTATCAGGCAAGAG ATCCTGAACCCGCTGGTGTCCAAAGCTCAGCTGTCCCAGTCTGTGCAGGCCCGTCTGGCCAGCTGTCGGATCCTGGGGAAGGTGGCCGGCAAGTTTGAGTCTCAGAT AGTGAAGAAGGACTTGCTGCCTCTGGTCAGGTCGCTGTGTCAGGATGTGGAGTACGAGGTGCGCTCCTGCATGTGTCACCAGCTGGAGAACATCGCCAGGGGAATcgg tGTGGACCACACCAAGGCGGTGGTCTTGCCCGAGCTGGTGGAGCTGGCCCGGGATGAGGGGAGCACCGTGCGGCTAGCTGCCTTCGACACCATCGTGAACTTACTGGAGATGTTTGACAACG ATGACCGGACTCGTGTTATATTTCCTCTAGTGAAggcattctgtgaaaaatgtttcaaagcTGATGAAGCAGTCCTGGCCTCTCTGTCGTTTCAGTATGGAAGGCTGTGTCATGGCCTCTCAG GGAGCTTCACAGAGGAGCAGCACCTGTGGTTCCTTGAGTTCTATAAGAAGCTGTGCATTCTGGGCCTTCACCTGGAGAACGGACACTGTGAGAGCCAGGCGTACCCACTTGAGCTGGAGAGGAAGTACGAGCTGGTGCGCAAGAACTGTGCCTACAACTTCCCC GCCATGGTGTTATTCGCGGACCCTAAATGCTTCCTGTCGGAGCTTTACCCCACTTTCTCCAGCCTGTGTAACGATCCAGAAATTTCCGTCCGGCGCACAGTGGCTGCTGGCTTCCATGAA GTTGTTAAACTGTTGGGCCCCAATGTGCATTACATTCACAAGGAGCTGGTGGCTTTGCTGCAGGACGACTCCCTGGAG GTGCTGGACGCTTTGACGAACACGCTGCAGGAGACTCTGGAGCTGGCCACGTCGAGAGGAGAGGGCGCTGGGACCGAGAGCAAG CAGGTGAGCGTGCCGGAGCTGATACCGGCTCTGGCAGCTGCTGAGCAGAAGATGGCCGCCTCGCTGCGCTGGCGGGTCCACGAGAAGCTGCTACAGAGGTACTCCTGCCTGCCTCGCATCATCTCCGGGGATCAGATCTACTTCCGCTTCCTGCAGCGAATgttcaccatcatcaccaccaac AACGCCCTCCCTGTCCAGAGGGAGGCGACCAGGACACTGTGCGTCTTTCTGCGCTACAACCGCAAGCTGGAGCAGCGGCAGGAGATCATCAGCAAAGTGGTGGACC AGCTGGCCCAAGGCAGGAGTTACTGGAACAGGCTGCGGTACCTGGACCTCTGTGAGATCGCCATGGAGCTCTTCTCAAAGTCCTACTTCTGTAAGAACTTCCTGGTCCCTGCCCTGGAGCTGGTCAACGACCCCGTAGCCAACGTCAG GTATAAGCTGTGCTGCCTGTTGCCCAGGCTGAAGTCCACCATCAGACTGCCCACAGAGAAGCCCATGCTGCAGCAGCTGGAGTTCTGCGTGCGCAGGCTGCTCTGCAGGGAGAAGGACAAGGACGTGGTGGCCACCATCCGCAAG ATAGTGTTGGAATTGGATAAAATCGACATGACGGAGCCA TATCACAAGAGGCACGAGAGGGACCTGCTGGAccagaagaaggagaaggaggagaaccTGCTTCTGGAGATG GAACAGTTGGAAAGGCAACAAAGTGAAGGAAAGCTCACAACGGACAAACATTCGGAAAAGAAAC GCAGGGACAGTAAGGCTGGGTTGTCTGTACCCAAAAACATGTCAGGATCCACATCAGGAGCTACTCTGTCCTCCTCGGCTG GCAAAGAGATGAAGAAGGCCAAACTGGCACGGAGCCGATCCCTCAGCAGCCACCCCACAACACCCAAGATGGTCAATTCAGACAAGCCATC AAAAGGGAAGGAGACAGATGGTTGTCCGGCACCACGAAGAGCCAGCCTGCATCCCGTCAGCG ACGAGAGTTTGCGGTCACACCACTTCAGCACCACATCCACGGCCATGTCCACCACACCTTCGGCCTCCATGCCCGTCCTGATCCGCAgcaacaccaccaacaccctGGACCACCGGAGCAACGGAGGCAAGGACACGCAGTCCAGAAAGCTCTCGAT ACAGAGGAAGTCGAACTCGTTTGGGATGCAGTCCGGCAGGgagtga
- the ppp4r4 gene encoding serine/threonine-protein phosphatase 4 regulatory subunit 4 isoform X4 has protein sequence MVAPSMGRPQASWFVQTAEEIEKLTVDEDLNDIERAVYLLSSGQDVQRASVVVNLPNLVRQNPAETFRRVVPKVREVLHVAGVEMQLAAAGSFLTILQDDIILIQTHTHSILQIVLLNLDHRDAVVSNAWLETLLSAIDALPKETIRQEILNPLVSKAQLSQSVQARLASCRILGKVAGKFESQIVKKDLLPLVRSLCQDVEYEVRSCMCHQLENIARGIGVDHTKAVVLPELVELARDEGSTVRLAAFDTIVNLLEMFDNDDRTRVIFPLVKAFCEKCFKADEAVLASLSFQYGRLCHGLSGSFTEEQHLWFLEFYKKLCILGLHLENGHCESQAYPLELERKYELVRKNCAYNFPAMVLFADPKCFLSELYPTFSSLCNDPEISVRRTVAAGFHEVVKLLGPNVHYIHKELVALLQDDSLEVLDALTNTLQETLELATSRGEGAGTESKQVSVPELIPALAAAEQKMAASLRWRVHEKLLQRYSCLPRIISGDQIYFRFLQRMFTIITTNNALPVQREATRTLCVFLRYNRKLEQRQEIISKVVDQLAQGRSYWNRLRYLDLCEIAMELFSKSYFCKNFLVPALELVNDPVANVRYKLCCLLPRLKSTIRLPTEKPMLQQLEFCVRRLLCREKDKDVVATIRKIVLELDKIDMTEPYHKRHERDLLDQKKEKEENLLLEMEQLERQQSEGKLTTDKHSEKKRRDSKAGLSVPKNMSGSTSGATLSSSAGKEMKKAKLARSRSLSSHPTTPKMVNSDKPSKGKETDGCPAPRRASLHPVSDESLRSHHFSTTSTAMSTTPSASMPVLIRSNTTNTLDHRSNGGKDTQSRKLSIQRKSNSFGMQSGRE, from the exons CTCGGGTCAGGATGTACAGCGGGCCAGTGTGGTCGTCAACCTGCCCAACCTGGTACGGCAGAATCCAGCCGAAACCTTCCGGAGGGTCGTGCCAAAAGTCAGG gaagtgctgCACGTTGCCGGGGTGGAGATGCAGCTCGCTGCTGCTGGCTCCTTCCTCACCATCCTCCAGGATGACATCATTCTcatccagacacacacccactccaTCCTGCAGATTGTGCTCCTCAATCTGGATCACAGGGATGCAG TGGTCAGCAATGCGTGGCTGGAAACATTACTATCAGCAATCGATGCTTTACCAAAGGAAACTATCAGGCAAGAG ATCCTGAACCCGCTGGTGTCCAAAGCTCAGCTGTCCCAGTCTGTGCAGGCCCGTCTGGCCAGCTGTCGGATCCTGGGGAAGGTGGCCGGCAAGTTTGAGTCTCAGAT AGTGAAGAAGGACTTGCTGCCTCTGGTCAGGTCGCTGTGTCAGGATGTGGAGTACGAGGTGCGCTCCTGCATGTGTCACCAGCTGGAGAACATCGCCAGGGGAATcgg tGTGGACCACACCAAGGCGGTGGTCTTGCCCGAGCTGGTGGAGCTGGCCCGGGATGAGGGGAGCACCGTGCGGCTAGCTGCCTTCGACACCATCGTGAACTTACTGGAGATGTTTGACAACG ATGACCGGACTCGTGTTATATTTCCTCTAGTGAAggcattctgtgaaaaatgtttcaaagcTGATGAAGCAGTCCTGGCCTCTCTGTCGTTTCAGTATGGAAGGCTGTGTCATGGCCTCTCAG GGAGCTTCACAGAGGAGCAGCACCTGTGGTTCCTTGAGTTCTATAAGAAGCTGTGCATTCTGGGCCTTCACCTGGAGAACGGACACTGTGAGAGCCAGGCGTACCCACTTGAGCTGGAGAGGAAGTACGAGCTGGTGCGCAAGAACTGTGCCTACAACTTCCCC GCCATGGTGTTATTCGCGGACCCTAAATGCTTCCTGTCGGAGCTTTACCCCACTTTCTCCAGCCTGTGTAACGATCCAGAAATTTCCGTCCGGCGCACAGTGGCTGCTGGCTTCCATGAA GTTGTTAAACTGTTGGGCCCCAATGTGCATTACATTCACAAGGAGCTGGTGGCTTTGCTGCAGGACGACTCCCTGGAG GTGCTGGACGCTTTGACGAACACGCTGCAGGAGACTCTGGAGCTGGCCACGTCGAGAGGAGAGGGCGCTGGGACCGAGAGCAAG CAGGTGAGCGTGCCGGAGCTGATACCGGCTCTGGCAGCTGCTGAGCAGAAGATGGCCGCCTCGCTGCGCTGGCGGGTCCACGAGAAGCTGCTACAGAGGTACTCCTGCCTGCCTCGCATCATCTCCGGGGATCAGATCTACTTCCGCTTCCTGCAGCGAATgttcaccatcatcaccaccaac AACGCCCTCCCTGTCCAGAGGGAGGCGACCAGGACACTGTGCGTCTTTCTGCGCTACAACCGCAAGCTGGAGCAGCGGCAGGAGATCATCAGCAAAGTGGTGGACC AGCTGGCCCAAGGCAGGAGTTACTGGAACAGGCTGCGGTACCTGGACCTCTGTGAGATCGCCATGGAGCTCTTCTCAAAGTCCTACTTCTGTAAGAACTTCCTGGTCCCTGCCCTGGAGCTGGTCAACGACCCCGTAGCCAACGTCAG GTATAAGCTGTGCTGCCTGTTGCCCAGGCTGAAGTCCACCATCAGACTGCCCACAGAGAAGCCCATGCTGCAGCAGCTGGAGTTCTGCGTGCGCAGGCTGCTCTGCAGGGAGAAGGACAAGGACGTGGTGGCCACCATCCGCAAG ATAGTGTTGGAATTGGATAAAATCGACATGACGGAGCCA TATCACAAGAGGCACGAGAGGGACCTGCTGGAccagaagaaggagaaggaggagaaccTGCTTCTGGAGATG GAACAGTTGGAAAGGCAACAAAGTGAAGGAAAGCTCACAACGGACAAACATTCGGAAAAGAAAC GCAGGGACAGTAAGGCTGGGTTGTCTGTACCCAAAAACATGTCAGGATCCACATCAGGAGCTACTCTGTCCTCCTCGGCTG GCAAAGAGATGAAGAAGGCCAAACTGGCACGGAGCCGATCCCTCAGCAGCCACCCCACAACACCCAAGATGGTCAATTCAGACAAGCCATC AAAAGGGAAGGAGACAGATGGTTGTCCGGCACCACGAAGAGCCAGCCTGCATCCCGTCAGCG ACGAGAGTTTGCGGTCACACCACTTCAGCACCACATCCACGGCCATGTCCACCACACCTTCGGCCTCCATGCCCGTCCTGATCCGCAgcaacaccaccaacaccctGGACCACCGGAGCAACGGAGGCAAGGACACGCAGTCCAGAAAGCTCTCGAT ACAGAGGAAGTCGAACTCGTTTGGGATGCAGTCCGGCAGGgagtga